In Dyadobacter subterraneus, a single genomic region encodes these proteins:
- a CDS encoding helix-turn-helix transcriptional regulator — MQLLPSRSLSQIVKHFLIIENDHAANVQHRMFADGNTGMVFNYGDPLLHLENGQLDILPISFIYGQPETFQNIISVGKIGMLIVVFHPFGSSSLLRIPAIELKNQILDLEIFYPVENQIISDQIVSSIDVFDQIQIIENFLTAKLKIQNLSLNLACQAIQIINKNNGNLPVTELTSLLKISERQLQRSFAEHIGVSPKRYSGVTRIQHFLKLVRTNTSSLNSLTNLVYDCGFFDQAHLIREMKNISGITPGQYIGQSNLLAANLLQISEK, encoded by the coding sequence ATGCAACTTCTCCCCTCTCGGTCGCTTTCGCAGATTGTAAAACATTTTCTGATTATCGAAAATGATCACGCTGCGAATGTGCAGCACAGAATGTTTGCAGATGGGAATACGGGAATGGTTTTCAATTATGGAGATCCACTTTTACATCTGGAAAACGGACAGTTGGATATCCTTCCAATTTCTTTTATTTATGGTCAGCCGGAAACCTTCCAGAATATAATTTCAGTTGGTAAAATCGGGATGCTGATTGTGGTTTTCCATCCTTTTGGCTCCTCTTCATTATTACGTATTCCTGCGATTGAATTAAAAAACCAGATTTTGGATCTTGAAATTTTTTATCCGGTTGAGAATCAGATTATTTCAGATCAAATCGTAAGTTCAATTGATGTATTTGACCAAATTCAAATAATTGAAAATTTTCTGACCGCTAAACTTAAAATTCAAAATCTTTCTTTAAATCTCGCTTGTCAGGCTATACAAATAATAAATAAAAACAATGGTAATCTGCCTGTTACCGAATTAACTTCTCTTTTAAAAATAAGTGAAAGACAGTTGCAAAGAAGTTTTGCTGAACATATCGGAGTTTCACCAAAACGATACTCAGGAGTTACCAGAATTCAGCATTTCTTAAAATTGGTTCGGACAAATACTTCTTCTCTAAACTCACTTACCAATTTAGTTTACGACTGTGGTTTCTTCGATCAGGCGCATTTGATTCGGGAAATGAAAAATATTTCAGGTATTACGCCAGGTCAATATATCGGTCAGTCCAATTTGTTAGCTGCCAATCTCTTGCAGATTTCTGAAAAATAA
- a CDS encoding nitrilase family protein yields MENIKIATAQFENRSGDKVYNLEIINQLSQQAAAKGAKAISFHECSITGYTFARHLSKEQLLDIAEFIPDGESVEKLTAISREHNITILAGLFEKDSEEKIYKAYVCVNENGLVAKFRKLHPFINPHLTPGNKYVVFDLFGWKCGILICYDSNIIENVRATKLLGADIIFMPHVTMCTPSTRPGAGFVDPEFWENRESDPTSLRQEFDGAKGRSWLMKWLPARAYDNAIYAIFSNPIGMDDDQLKNGCSMILDPYGDIVAECRELDNDIAIATLTPEKLERAGGFRYIKARRPDLYGAIIGKEHEPEQKVVWLNDDQK; encoded by the coding sequence ATGGAAAATATCAAAATTGCAACCGCACAATTTGAGAACAGAAGCGGTGACAAAGTTTATAATCTTGAAATTATCAACCAGCTTTCACAACAGGCCGCTGCCAAAGGCGCCAAAGCTATTTCCTTTCACGAATGCTCAATAACAGGTTACACTTTTGCCCGACATTTATCCAAAGAACAATTACTGGACATTGCTGAATTTATTCCGGATGGCGAAAGTGTTGAAAAACTCACTGCCATTTCCCGCGAACATAATATTACAATTCTCGCCGGTTTGTTTGAAAAAGATTCAGAAGAAAAAATTTATAAAGCCTATGTCTGTGTCAATGAAAATGGACTGGTTGCGAAATTCCGAAAACTTCATCCCTTCATAAATCCGCATTTGACTCCCGGAAATAAATATGTTGTTTTCGATTTATTCGGCTGGAAATGTGGCATTCTGATTTGTTACGATAGTAATATTATTGAAAATGTAAGAGCCACAAAATTGCTTGGAGCCGATATTATTTTCATGCCGCACGTTACTATGTGTACACCTTCGACACGCCCCGGTGCAGGTTTTGTTGATCCGGAATTTTGGGAAAACAGAGAATCTGATCCAACTTCGCTTCGCCAGGAATTTGATGGAGCCAAAGGCCGTAGCTGGCTCATGAAATGGTTGCCGGCACGTGCTTATGACAATGCGATTTATGCCATTTTTTCCAATCCGATTGGCATGGACGATGATCAATTGAAAAATGGTTGTTCCATGATTCTCGATCCTTATGGAGATATTGTTGCGGAATGTCGTGAGCTTGATAATGATATAGCCATTGCAACTTTAACGCCGGAAAAACTGGAACGCGCTGGTGGTTTCCGGTATATCAAAGCGCGACGACCGGATTTGTATGGAGCTATAATTGGAAAGGAACATGAGCCGGAGCAAAAGGTGGTGTGGTTAAATGATGACCAGAAATAA
- a CDS encoding GH39 family glycosyl hydrolase: protein MELINSDFTRRHICNSIILFLIITIFAFQSRAQDVKPVSIEIDLKKEKGPIKPIWSWFGYDEPNYTYMKDGKKLLSEISQLSKVPVYVRAHSMLVTGDGVAALKWGSTNAYTEDKDGKPVYNWTIVDKICDTYIERGMKPIAQIGFMPEALSSHPQPYRHFWKPGDNYNDIYTGWAYPPKDYAKFAELVYQWVKHSVEKYGKKEVESWYWELWNEPNISYWKGTTEEYIKMYDYSADAVKRALPTAKVGGPEVTGPNWDVSAKFFRAFLDHVTKGKNYVTGKIGSPIDVLTFHAKGSPKLVDGIIRMDMGTQLRDMDKGFEIIASYPTLKNLPIIIGESDPEGCAACSEDVSPQNAYRNGTMYSSYTAASFARKSDLAQARGVNLLGAVTWAFEFEDQAWFRGFRDLATNGVDKPVLNVFRMFGMMQGTRVDVKQNLAYNFLKVRDESVRGEPDINAFASKDQKVAAVMVWNYHDDNKPAPDSPVDIHVKGITAQRVLVHHYRIDQKFSNSYEVWKKMGSPKNPTAEQISTLEKAGQLQLLSSPEWINVKNGELVMQFPLPRQAVSFLKITW, encoded by the coding sequence ATGGAATTGATTAATTCAGATTTTACTCGCAGACATATATGTAATTCAATTATTCTTTTTTTGATCATTACCATTTTCGCTTTTCAAAGTAGGGCGCAAGATGTTAAACCAGTCTCCATCGAGATCGATTTAAAGAAAGAAAAAGGCCCGATAAAACCGATTTGGTCGTGGTTTGGCTATGATGAGCCAAACTATACTTACATGAAAGACGGGAAAAAACTGCTTTCTGAAATATCTCAATTAAGTAAAGTTCCGGTTTATGTTCGTGCTCATAGTATGCTTGTCACCGGCGACGGCGTGGCTGCTTTGAAATGGGGTTCAACAAATGCTTACACGGAAGATAAAGATGGAAAACCGGTTTACAATTGGACAATTGTTGATAAAATATGTGATACTTATATTGAGCGTGGCATGAAGCCAATTGCCCAAATCGGTTTTATGCCGGAGGCTTTATCTTCTCATCCGCAACCATACCGCCATTTTTGGAAACCCGGAGATAATTACAATGATATCTACACCGGCTGGGCGTATCCGCCAAAAGATTACGCAAAATTTGCAGAACTGGTATATCAATGGGTAAAACATTCGGTTGAAAAATACGGTAAAAAAGAAGTTGAAAGCTGGTATTGGGAATTATGGAATGAGCCCAATATCAGTTACTGGAAAGGCACAACGGAGGAATATATCAAAATGTATGATTATTCAGCTGACGCCGTAAAACGTGCTTTACCCACCGCAAAAGTAGGTGGACCGGAAGTTACAGGCCCAAACTGGGACGTTTCTGCCAAATTTTTCAGAGCATTTCTTGATCATGTTACCAAAGGAAAAAATTATGTTACAGGAAAAATCGGGTCACCTATCGATGTTTTGACCTTTCATGCCAAAGGATCGCCAAAACTGGTTGACGGAATAATTCGCATGGATATGGGAACGCAGCTGCGTGACATGGATAAAGGTTTTGAAATTATTGCTTCTTATCCAACCCTCAAAAACCTGCCGATTATTATAGGTGAATCCGATCCCGAAGGTTGCGCTGCCTGTTCAGAAGATGTTAGTCCGCAAAATGCTTATCGAAATGGGACGATGTATTCAAGTTATACAGCCGCATCTTTTGCGAGAAAATCGGATCTGGCGCAAGCCCGTGGCGTAAATTTATTAGGAGCAGTAACCTGGGCGTTTGAATTTGAAGATCAGGCCTGGTTTCGTGGATTCCGGGATTTAGCTACAAATGGTGTTGATAAACCGGTTTTAAATGTTTTCCGCATGTTCGGAATGATGCAGGGAACGCGCGTAGACGTTAAACAAAATCTGGCTTATAATTTTCTGAAAGTACGTGATGAAAGCGTTCGTGGCGAACCCGACATTAATGCATTTGCATCAAAAGATCAGAAAGTAGCAGCCGTGATGGTCTGGAATTATCATGACGATAATAAACCTGCGCCGGATTCTCCTGTTGATATTCATGTCAAGGGAATTACAGCTCAGCGAGTTTTGGTGCACCATTACCGGATTGATCAGAAATTCAGTAATTCATATGAAGTCTGGAAAAAAATGGGATCACCTAAAAATCCAACCGCAGAGCAAATTTCTACACTTGAAAAAGCCGGACAATTACAGCTTCTGAGCTCTCCTGAATGGATAAATGTTAAAAATGGAGAATTGGTCATGCAATTTCCACTTCCTCGCCAAGCTGTTTCTTTCCTGAAAATTACCTGGTAA
- a CDS encoding sulfite exporter TauE/SafE family protein, with amino-acid sequence MLEKVLSLKLPTKPVWYVLPISVAVLFVGFLFLNGTISITQEGVGTFIASDFALYLLVGLAAQLVDGALGMAYGVTSTSFLLSLGVTPAVSSASVHVAEMFTTGASAISHFRFKNINKKLFKSLLIPGVLGAVTGAYLLSDVIDGAMIKPYIAFYMLILGVIIIRKAIQKKLIKNNTKRIGVLAATGGFMDSVGGGGWGPIVTSTLLGQGRDPRYTIGSVNAAEFVISFASGITFLIFNGINSWQVVLGLIIGGVIAAPFGALLVGKIKRKPLMLMVGVLVIGLSLRTIILSII; translated from the coding sequence ATGTTAGAAAAAGTTCTTTCTCTTAAACTTCCTACAAAACCGGTTTGGTATGTTTTACCGATCAGTGTTGCTGTTCTTTTTGTTGGTTTTTTGTTTTTAAACGGAACAATTTCCATCACGCAGGAAGGAGTCGGAACATTCATAGCCAGTGATTTCGCATTATATTTATTGGTAGGACTTGCTGCTCAGCTTGTCGACGGAGCACTTGGGATGGCATATGGCGTAACTTCCACTTCATTTTTATTGAGTCTGGGTGTAACACCGGCCGTGAGTAGCGCGAGTGTTCACGTAGCAGAAATGTTTACAACCGGCGCCTCAGCAATTTCGCATTTCAGATTTAAAAATATCAATAAAAAACTATTCAAATCCTTACTGATACCAGGTGTGCTTGGTGCGGTTACGGGAGCATATCTTCTTTCCGATGTTATCGACGGAGCGATGATCAAACCTTATATCGCATTTTACATGTTGATCCTGGGTGTCATCATTATTCGTAAAGCAATTCAGAAAAAGCTGATTAAGAACAACACAAAACGCATTGGTGTTCTTGCCGCAACCGGAGGTTTCATGGATTCCGTTGGTGGCGGTGGCTGGGGACCAATCGTAACTTCAACTTTGCTTGGACAGGGACGTGATCCTCGTTACACTATTGGTTCTGTCAACGCAGCTGAATTTGTTATTTCGTTCGCAAGTGGTATTACGTTCCTGATTTTCAATGGAATTAACAGCTGGCAGGTTGTACTCGGACTGATTATTGGCGGCGTTATTGCTGCACCATTCGGAGCACTTCTTGTGGGAAAAATAAAACGCAAACCGTTAATGTTAATGGTTGGAGTTTTGGTTATTGGTTTAAGTTTGAGAACCATAATTCTCAGCATTATCTAA
- a CDS encoding NADH-quinone oxidoreductase subunit A has translation MLSDFGYILLFIIAAISLIGLMLTIARFLRPDRPNEEKLTTYESGEDPLGNANVQFNVRFYVIALIFVLFEIELLFLFPWAVVFGNEDLIAQTNGQWGWFAMAEMTVFVLILILGLAYAWVKGYLDWVRPEPKIPEVKSPVPADLYKQVNEKYKRV, from the coding sequence ATGCTTAGTGATTTTGGTTATATACTTCTCTTTATAATTGCCGCAATTTCCCTGATCGGGCTTATGCTGACGATCGCTCGTTTTCTTAGACCTGATCGTCCAAATGAAGAAAAACTTACTACTTATGAGTCGGGAGAAGATCCGCTGGGAAATGCTAATGTGCAATTCAACGTACGTTTTTACGTAATCGCCCTGATTTTTGTTCTTTTTGAAATTGAGTTATTATTTCTTTTTCCCTGGGCAGTTGTCTTTGGTAATGAAGATCTTATCGCGCAGACAAACGGGCAATGGGGATGGTTTGCAATGGCAGAAATGACGGTTTTTGTATTGATATTAATTCTGGGACTGGCATACGCCTGGGTAAAAGGTTACCTTGACTGGGTTCGCCCTGAACCAAAAATTCCGGAAGTAAAATCGCCGGTCCCTGCCGATTTGTATAAGCAGGTTAATGAGAAATATAAGAGAGTTTGA